One Bemisia tabaci chromosome 4, PGI_BMITA_v3 genomic window, tccttattacaaaatgcaatcccacTGTATTGTGAGATGCAGCTTTAGCAGCTAGGATATGCAGGCAATTTGACGCATCTCTATCACATGTTCTTATGTACAGGTTTCAGGACGTTttatcaacgattttttgttcgcgcaccttttttgtccagtacttaaagcccacacgtaaaataagcaacagtgacttggtccaagcgttatattttagtcggtatgtaaaattttattgacaatatgaaattgagagagaaggaggtgttgttatggttgctcattttctaaatgtaatgttactttctccttttgatgcatctttttaaattgtcattggtgaatatatggttttatttctatccttaaaatattcgatgtaccttacatatgtataggagctttttttattttttatttttttttttttacgaaattattacttcattttgtaaacatttatatttttaaaacgtcctatgacaaatatttgtaaagcCTTTTCTAAGCGATGACATCGAtataatctcaatgagccgcagttgtaccgaaagaaactgcaaatatgaataaaagagggaaaaaaaccaagaagcacgcaatctttactttcaacccatttgtacatcgatcttttagagtcaaatacgtcaaattttgagcgtttggctgcgcgtacacctcgctgcagcacactAAAAGCacacaatgtaaaataaaaaattaaagtgccttggaaatcattacatttgacacggaaccactaatatttaaaaaaacacattataatATTACTCTCCTTTGATTAATTgatacttatattttttttccatcaatttaaataagaataatcaatgcagagggtgcaaacatttcaaaatcatcagttaaaaaacactgactatgcgagtataattattagagcctaacagagcggaacGGCGTGCTGTCAgcgtgagaggctcactggcgcctacaaacctaagtggatacttctcgcattgcacaatgcttgaagtatccacttaggtttgtaggcgctaatgcgcgttacgcgctgaccgcccgcccgccgtgcggcggcgcctgaagcaactatttcacaacagaggtgttgcacagtattatacgaaattgaacggattacgaatgacaggcatcctttaaaagtacagatgttttctcgcaaaataaatcaagatacttatcgtacacaggaaaaatctaagagcctttagctgaggcaaagcaagaggttcatccggttcaggtataacaaggtgggaatttcttgaaagataattaagtcctgttgcaccaaagaggtgtagagagcaattatatattattctccgttggatcaAACAACCAAAAAACGTCgtaagcaattgtcgtttgtatttacatgtggaccaattaactttgggtctcaactggcacttGGACCAAAAcctccgtgccgaaaaaacgcgcgGACGTAAATTATtgggaaaaacaggtgcgcggacaaaaaatcgatgacgaaatgtcctataacctatGTACACACTGGCGTCAACACAAAACCGCAGTTCTACAGTTTCCAAAAATTCAGATCTTAATAAAGTACACGTTGAAACTCTATCTCATAAtttatttacataaaaaatgtttttgcacaagtgattaatttaattattcataaaaatgtaaaatctactgatttgatGAATGTGATAATGTTAGCATGTGATATAAAAGTATGCGGCGAAAAGTGGAGTCCTTCCCTTGGTGATGCTTCCCAAGTTCCAACGTCTTAGACAGTGGCGCCCTCTCGCCTCATCTGCCTGTAATAACTATGAACCACCAGGAGGCAATACACATCAATCActgaaaatgagagagagtcCTTGTCAGAGGAAATATTACCAAACAATGCCATTTTTTATCACTCGACtatcaaaattgatttaatggGGGCTCTTTTTCTGATGTTATGATAGAGAAAAAGGGAGCAAGCAGGGGCGTTGTTGGTCATCaacatttcttcaaaatcaaAAGGCTTAGAGTAAAGGCAGCTCCCCAAAAATTTCTTCTCTTTGTCTCTGTTTTGTATTCTTTGATGGTGATGTTTTACCATGAAAACAAACTAAAATTGCATTCTGTAGGTATgaggaaaaaagtaaacaagGAAATCCACTGATCTTTAATTCATACAGTAACTTATAGTTTTAACTTTCATTCCCAGCGGGGTTTTTCCCGCCAACCAAGAGATATGTATGAATCAACATAGGTTTAGTGTAGTTTGTCTCAgttaaatttaccagaaaaccGATTCGGTCGGTCAGATTTTATGAAATCGCCCGTTGAAATCGCAGCCTGGAGTAGATTTAAGTTTATATAGTTCTTTTCCCCCTCGTTATTAGTGATTTGTACTTACGGAGCTCGACAAGTGTCACGCCAAAAACTGTAACATGTGAATTATACGCTTGATCAATCGATGCGTCTATAAGCTTATCggagtattttttcaaaggtgATAGGTTTATGATTAGACCTAGGATGATGCTGTTAAGAATTGATACCATACTCGCCACCACAAAATATCGTACTTTCCTTGGTGAatcctgaaaaaattcaaaacatacATTATTCATCTCAAGAAACTGCACAATGCAACGTCAATACATTTTCGTTTCGTTCCTAAAACTTTGTGTACTTCATGCTAGGAATGACAGTTGAAAACACTGTTTCTGGGGGTTCATTTCGCCACTCTtcgttggactgcattttgcaattcggaactataaattctggcccggttgaagaacaacatatgtgccattggtttccctatgcacataagtgtttttttcaaatgagccagaatatatagctccaaattgcaaaatgcagtccagttgtcCATACGAGCATTGTCCTAATCCGTGCGAGTTCAAAAGACGCGTAGCTCAAATCACTCAGTGACTAATAACCATACTTCTGTAGTTCCTTTCATGCGTTCCCTCATGCGTTCACAGCCCttttgaatcgagagtattttacTCAAttcggcagtggcgtggcgtgctctgtgatatatcgattgatctgccttttaaacctacgGCACAGGGtagataaacagggtgttccctAGTTTGCTGATGCTCAACAGATTAGTGGATTGGGTTCGAGGGAGGGGAAAGAAAGTTCTTCATTAAATTTGGTCAAACCCGCCCAAAATCCACCCGCGAAAATTTGCTTGAGGTGGTCATCTGATgtttttttgaagttgaaatttcaatatgGTAGAAACCATGGTTATGGCTATAACCGATATGGTTGACAAATTGGATATACTTGGATTTAAGTACCTTTTTGATTCCCACAATAAGGTAAATTGCGCAAATCGTGAAAATGAGGAGAACGAAGTAATATTCAACGATCATCAACCTCACAATAGTCaaacctgaaaaataaaacaaacgatAAGTGCCAAGCAAAAATGGAATATATCGAGAAATTTTTTGTACGAGGGCTTCATCGGCTGGTTGAAACGGCCTCTAGAAAGGGCATGGCCTTAGATAGGGACATGTATGAATCATATGTGTTTTCTTAaagatttcacgaggaaaagGAATCACACAATGGAGGAActggaaatcaacttctaaacaAGATATAAGTTTTTACCTACATCTTGGCGTTCTATCGAGGTTTGCCACTCTTAGCCTCCATCCGTCCGTCAtaactcttaaaaatttcataaaaattgtttCTGTCAGGTTGAATCCGATTTTATTGTCTTTATCAGGACTTATAATTCAGAAAGTTGCATTTcagattatttctttttttttagaccCACATATAATTAATGATCAAATGTTATGGCATCGCTTTGCAAACACTATGCTCACCTACCTGGTTTTCTGATGGTttgaaatttacagttttaaaaaaaaatagattaaaataaaTCATCTCTTGCGTTTTGCTCCTTCACGTTCAAAGCTCTAAACTGTCCTATCAATCGCATCTTTACATTGGCACAATTAATTGTGAGAACCCGATTGCATTTTTTTGCAGACTGTAGTCCAGACTGTAGTTTTCCCTTCCATTGCTCAATTATGTACAGATTTTTCGATTTaaatcgaaatttaaaaataaatgaataaataagaaaaaaaaatgctcttggAAAATATCTGCCTCCGTTAGACTGCCTGGGGACCCTTATCTCATGAATGATCACAAATTTGAGAGTTACACTCGAATATTTTTGGGGAGACATCCTCATTCTTAATGTTGCCTAATTATGATGTATAGTACTTATAACTAATTTTCCTTACTTAGAAAATAACACCGATATGCataccctcccccctccccctcacgaTGGTAACGGATTAGAATAAAAGAGAGTTATCGAGgggaatgtaaaaaaaaaaaaaaaaataataacttaaTGCCCTTTCAAAGTACTTAAAACACAATACCTgttctcctccaattttgaaatatttctttaaagagGCTGCCAGAATCTATGGAAAAACCTATCAATTCGataatgttgaaaatctgtgaaataaataaatagaaaaaagtaaataaaaatgtaaatcaatgactaagtaaaatttaaaaaaaaagatttacgTAAACACAACAGATTGGTTCGATGACGTTATCTTTTTACGATGggttttaaataataattatatGGATAAAATCGAAGAGTGGAGGATTTGTATTTTAAACAACAATTAGCCGGTGTCCCTAAACTTTTGCGGGAAACAAGTTGGTGTCCCTAATTTTCTATCGGAAATCCAGCTCATTCCTAAAAACTCTCAGAGTTGAGGTCGTAAATCCATTccagtatttatttatttatgaaaaagtTCGCTTTCACCTCTGTAgctgttttactgtaatttttttatctaaaGGTGAGGCTGAATAATGTATTTATGAGGTGTCTTATGATGTGGCATCAACAAAATAAAACTCTAGGGGTGCCACTTTTCTCATCGTGAGATGATTCGGAAATGTAGAGCATGTTAACTACATAAAATAtttccaatgggcctgttgcatgcaagagatacagccgtgcgaatagacttttcagaggttaaatgacacgaaatttacgatggtcacattaaaaaagtctgaaatacactcctcactgcgcaatttgcgttgttaggaacgcgctttttcaaatttcccgcgtctgggggcagttttctgacggaaacaattaacggcaactcgcggctatttccggtcaactaaaactgacaacataacctaaaaatcggagctcgtgatatcgtgaaatgaaatgtaggaggattgcgttggatatttaaaagttgatcgatttggttagcgcataaagcgtatatggaccactataagagatcacgttgggtttgtaaacaaactgaaggaaaaaataacaacaacaacaacaacaacgactcggcatcttccggaaatcaccgagcccgccgtttgctcgcttccggtgattagaaaactgcccccagacgcgggaaatttgaaaaagcgcgttcctaacaacgcaaattgcgcagtaaggagtgtatttcagactttttgaatgtgaccatcgtaattttcgtgtcatttaacctttaaaaagtctattcgcgcggctgtatctcttgcatgcaacaggcccatttcacgAGGTTGGTAACAGGTGTGGCACGTGACAAAAGCCAAAGATTGGCTATGACCTTTCTTAACCAGCCCCCACCCATAGAGTCAACGCCATTTCGTTGGTCCTAAGGGTCTCCATGAGACCCAGTGACACTCTCAAAACAGGGACTCTCCCTGATAGCATTTCGTATAAGACATACGTTGAGGTTGAGGTCAATCCTCGTTTTTTCTTCACCACCGTGTTTACCTTTTTGCATGACGTACTTAGGGATAAGCACTCCTTCAGTCTGACCTCGAATCATGGTCTTCCCCGCTGAATAAAATCAATACTTCTGTTTTGACCACATGTCTGACGTTCATAACGACTTCCATTCGTTTGCTCGTCCTCTCTACGCGCCAGCATGATTAAATTAGAAGTCAAAAACCATTCGCTTAGAACTATTTAATATAAAATGTAACATggtaaaattcttgaaaaaataatcgagctacaagccaaaaataaattaaacaaataatatttcaaattaCATAAATTTTGTCTTATGATGGATTTCGCCTTATTTTGAGTTTATTCCGAGATGTAGTTGCAATAGATTTGTATTTTCGCTTTACTTAGTTTGCTAATAGTTTTGTAGCTTGTTTTTGTTTCCACTTGTTGCACTGAAGAAGACCGCAGTTTGTTGGCGGTCAAAACGTTTGTTTTGTTTCCTGTAAGTTTTTTGttatttctcatctctatgtagtttgaaatattatttgtttaatttatttttggcttgtagctcgattattttttcaatcattttaccatgttCTATGAAAGCCAGCCAAATTGgcattaaaatatttataaaatgtaACTGTATGATAACCGTGAATCATGCCATGAAGCATGCTTTTAAACTTACAGCATAGAACCATCCGATAATAAGTGAACCCGTTCGCAGCGATATGCAACATAAGCAGGAAGTGAATTCGGGTATGCACATTATGGTGACTTGTGTATTCTTCAAGTGCAGAGGttatatttcaatatttcttgAAGAGGACGTTGCGCCGTTGATGTCGAAATTCAAACCTGAGTCAAGAGCAGacatttcaaatgaaaataaacgACATGCCTAAACAAATGAAAACGAGTGACAGGAGGAAAGACGTGGAGTTTAGAGaagatttcaacattttaaacacttaaaatatatttacaatattGTTAAAACTCACTTGCTCGTGTATTCAAATGTAGAGACGGCAGTTTTTGGCTATCGTATCCATCCTTCGGTACGCGACTGACAATGAGTGCGCGATGCATATACGTGTTCAGGTAAGCGCCGCGCGAGCttccaaacgttgccaaattgttcttgaatttttttatttttttaaaaaaaatgtaagtgttataatttttaaattgcaactaaaattacctgaaaaattagagagagGATTTGTAGGTTTTAtctggaaaaatttggcaatatttgtaTGTTCTTAGGTCATTCTTCCTCAGCATAGCAGGATAGGTGAGtctatcaaaattttaatttaattttgaagttcataaagttttgaaattttaagtccTCCAGTAATACTTTCTAATTCCACTAAATTAAAGACGAGGAAAATGCTGATGGGGACGAGATAAATAATAAGAGGAATATGCCAAATGAGGGGTATATCGCCCGTGGCTTCAGTAAAACGTTGCTCCATGTAGGTTGCCCCTGCTGTGTATCATCATTTTTATGATTACGCCAATCGATtacacaaaaattcaaattatcacAAGTCTCtgattatattttaaaaatgaaactgcATGTTAAACCTACCAATCACGAGCAATTCCTATCAGAAGTTGCGGCTATTTCACTTAGATCTGTCTGTCTCCCTAGCACCCATCGAAAAGAATAACTCAAATTAAAAATCACATTCATTTTCCAGCATTTCATGTTGAAATTCCATAGTTCGGTCTGGATTTTATACATTTGAgagaaataatagaaaaattcgACGACTGCTTGAATTTGAAATAACGGTCATAATTTATATTACAATACGACCTCGTATTTGCTGCCTAGTCAGATTTTTAGCAGGGCGGAGGCACGAGGTGATTATCCTCGAAAACGAGACCGCTGAAAGCTAAAGAGAAACctcaatttattctttttaccAAAAACAATTTGTTCAGACATGTTAAAACTGTCAACGGTGACTGATGGAAGTAATGTCATTCTCTAGGGCTGAATTAGTGCGgtccaaaaaaattcgaaaaaagctTATTTTTGAGTCCttattttttttgacaaaaatatgcCTCCTGACAATGGAGCTTTCTGTGCATTAATTATACTCGGACAGACttatgatttcatttttgaaatcatGAATGTATGAACAATGCTCATGCTCAGTCGTGGCATCGCACTTGAAAATGAACCTCTTCTTCTGCCTCCTCGCGCTCAGATCTATTCATGATTGTATTTACGAAAAATACTGTCAAAATCATGCACCGgtgaaatatataaaaatatggtaaaaaaaaaacgtgaattaAGGACTTACCTCTGTCACTGGGAAAGGGGCGTAGAAAGCTGAAAAACGCGGTTCCAAATATTACAGAATGGGAATCGTGAAATGTCAACCGATTAACACGTAGGTCGTCACTCAAAATACTTGAAATACGCTGTATCCACTTATTGGTGACTCATTATGTTGATGTACCCACTTTGCGGAAGTGGGAGGTTTCCATCCTGTGTTGCAGAATCTTTATTTGCTGAAGGTATTAATCTCTTTTTCAATCCAATGAGCAACGTTTTATCTAACATTCAAACTAGAGGTCTCTTTTTTCGCTCAAAAATCTGTTCGTGgcgtttttttcagtttgagaAAGCATTCCTCGCTATAAGTTACCAAGAGGAAACTTATTTTCATAGTGGTTTATCTATCACAAGGAAACCCTATTGTGTTTTGTTAAACGAATTTTGTAGACTTGAGTATTTTAAGGTAGTTGTCTGggtgttaaaaaaaagtttttttaaaaatcagttctaactcataaaaaaaaaattattttatacaaTTTACGCATCGATAATAGCGTAGGATTGGAGAGATCACTGAAGGAAGCAATGGGCCCTTCGTAACCACCTCCGTGCTTTTGTTACCTTCATAATTCTGAAAATGGCGATCATCTGTATAAtcataaattttacaaattaaaaaagacaaatatggatttttacacttttaaatttatgaaaaaaacacaactgccctaaaactgcattttttacCGGTGATGTGCCCTAAGAGAAAAGGcatctttcaattttgtttctttttctttcttaattgGTGATTATTTAAACGTCTCTCTAACACTCATGCAATGGTTCTTCAAATTCGTTCATTTAGTAAACCGCCTGAGTGATTCACACTGGAAATGGGCAGGATGCAAGTCTATAATGTTTGAGGACCAAATTGGCAACAGCGTAGAAGATTAGATTAGTTTGTTTAAGCACTCACAGGTGTGAGAGAGTTGAATTTTAATGGTGCAATGGATGCGCTATCTCCCCCCATAGTCCGAGACAATTTATTTGTTCCCCGTAATGCTTCTCgagaaaaatacacaatttgaCTACGAGATAGTAATTTAATTCGAACTACAAATATCAGCCAGTTTCAATTCACTAGACGAAGGAGAGGGAGATCTAGTGCCTAATGGGTGGATTTTTTGATTAATTTGTTAATTTGACGCTCCCTGAAATCTCATTTTACTATCTATGCATCCATTTGCAATTAAGACTTAATGTA contains:
- the LOC109031340 gene encoding uncharacterized protein, with protein sequence MCIPEFTSCLCCISLRTGSLIIGWFYAIFNIIELIGFSIDSGSLFKEIFQNWRRTGLTIVRLMIVEYYFVLLIFTICAIYLIVGIKKDSPRKVRYFVVASMVSILNSIILGLIINLSPLKKYSDKLIDASIDQAYNSHVTVFGVTLVELLIDVYCLLVVHSYYRQMRREGATV